taccaccttctaaatacactttttgacATTGTAATTTTGTGCGTCCAACCCCATAGATTAgatttgaattttaatttgaaggaaatgtgaattttgagtgtttaaacaagagagaaatgtgagaaaatgttaagagaaaagtgtatcaagtgtatggtgagggcttttacagctgtaaaacatacagtatataatgatggtaaacaaatacagtgtgctacttcatggatttcactattttgggaacctatccactgcgataaacgagggaacactgtatatttaAGTTGAATATGCTTGAAAACAACTCTGTGAGAAAGTCATTGTGAAGTTGATCAAACAATTCAtggacatttcatccaaacagaactctggttagcaccctcatttaaaccatgccaACTTTCATCACCGTGCCTCTGAAAAGCATCGGAATGGAGAACCAATAGGGACCAAAATCCAAAGGAGGAATCAGAATCAGAACTGGAATGGTTGACATTCAAACGATGGCCAACCGTAGTCCAGACAGTAGGGCCACCCTGTAGAGTTCATTGATCAGCTCTGGATTTTTCTGTGTCTGCCGAGCCCAGTTGGATCAGGATGGTCCTGGCAGGGAGCCTCACTGGTTCCGCACGCTGCAGATGCGACGGCTTCGGGTGCAGCGAGGGCGCAGTAACAGTGACCCGTGGAGCAGGAAGAGCTGCCAGGATCCCTCTGTCTGGGTTGGCTGTTACACAATCCTACACCTCATGCCACACTTCATGCCACCTTTGCTAACCTTaagctgtgcgtgtgtgtgtgtgcatgcgtgtgtgtgtgtgtgtgtgtcagaaacCACAGCTTCAGTTCGGAACAGCTACCTCGTACGTGAGTCTGGAGAAACTTGGTGAAGGCTCATACGCGTCTGTTTATAAAGGCATCAGCAGGTCAGATGTCACATGGTTGATGATCTCATCAGGacaccatgatgatgatgatgatgatgatgatgacacgtCCTTGTTCTTTTCTATCCAGGATTAACGGGCAGCTGGTGGCGCTGAAAGTGATTGAGACAAAGACCGAGGAGGGCGTGCCGTTCACCGCCATCAGAGAAGGtgatcaattcaattcaattcaattcaagagttttattgtcatatgcatagtaaaacaggtggtTCTGCTGTGCAATttaattcttgttctgttcattctctcaagaaagaaagaaaaacacaagaaaatgaataagaacagaagaaacattactaccaatactgtaaattaagcaacaacaacagaagagacattagcttttccaaaatggggtcttggaacagcctccaaagcacctttcatgttgctgtcgacttggtccaggatgctatttgccctcgtgggaaagcctacatgctggtaacggtcccgaggctctgtgtccacaagacgctGAAGTCCGATCTCCTCGGCAAGCGGCAAGAGAGAGCGGACGCTGGCCAGCAGCAGGCGCGGTAGCGGTGGCCGAGTCGCtccagcttttagcctagcacgcAGGCCGCCCCTCCTGCCACGCCTCCGCCCCGGACGATTCGCTTGCCGggcattcagctcaccaggcccgcaggctactgcgtcctcccgacgcagaagaaagccagtccGAGAGGCTGAACGAAACCTCATGGTGAACCCCGCCTATGCTCAAAAGTTGCCttagcaaaaaaatagaaaaaaaacgggagagtgaaacagagacgtctgccacggagggcgccatcttgcttCATCAGCGCTTTCACATGCAATATCACATGATGTAGATGATGTTCTCTTGGGCACATTTCAAGTCCTCTTACGGCCTAaaacatgcgtgtgtgtgtgtgtgtgtgtgcgcgcagccTCTCTGCTCAAAGGCCTGAAACACGCCAACATCGTCCTCCTCCACGACATCATCCACACTAGAGACTCGCTCACCTTTGTCTTCGAATATGTGGTGAGACATACGTAGGTGGTCTTCAGCGGCTGGTCACCTGACAGTACGCCTGGGATGGATGTATTTGTTGATGTAAGGTGTTGTGTTGTTGCAGCAGACGGACCTGGCCCAGTACATGAACCAGCATCCGGGGGGTCTGCACTCTCACAACGTACGGGTACGAGTACTCGACCGGCGATTTTTCACAGCATTCCTCCTGAAGGGTcacaagctggagcctatcccagccggcTCTCAGTCAGTCTCAGGCTGACACTTAAAGCCATATAGAAGTCATATAggaacagaaaacaaaaatattggTGTGCAAATCTGTCAATATCATGCAGCACAACAATATGTTGAAACATAACGATATTGAAAACACGATATGCGACATAACCATATCATGCAGCACAACGATATCGTGAACTACACGCATATTCAAAACACGATATCATGCAACACAACCATATCATGCAGCACAACGATATCGTAATACACAACGATATTCAAAACACGATGTCATGCAACACAACTGTATTGTGAAACAACGATATTCAAAACACGATATCATGCAACACAACCCTATCATTAGCACAACGGTATCATGAAACACAACGATATTGAAAACACGATGTCGTGCAACACAATATCATGCAGCACAACCATATCATTAGCACAACGGTATCGTGCAGCACAACGGTATCATGAAACACAACGATATTCAAAACACGATATCATGCAACACAACGATATCTTGAAACACAACGATATTGAAAACACGATATCGTGCAACACAACCATATTATGCAGCACAACGGTATCATGCAGCCCAACAATATTGTGAAACACAACGATATTGAAAACACGATGTCATGCAACACAACCATGTAATGCAGCACAACGATATCGTGAAACACAATGATATTGAAAACACGATGTCATGCAACACAACCATATCATTCAGCACAACGATATCGTGAAACACAACGATATTGAAAACACAATATCATGCAACACAACCATATCATGCAGCACAACGATATCGTGAAACACAATGATATTGAAAACACGATGTCATGCAACACAATATCATGCAGCACAACGGTAGCGTGAAACACAATGATATTGAAAACACGATATCATGCAACACAACACATTATGCAGCACAACGATATCGTGAAACACAACGATATTGAAAACACAATATCGTGCAGCACAACCGTATCATGCAGCACAACGATATCGTGAAACACAACGATATTCAAACGCGATATCATGCAACACAACCATATCTTGCAGCACAATGATATTGTGAGATGCAACAATATTCAAAACACGATATCATGCAACACAAGCCTATCATGCCGCACAACGATATCGTGAAACACAACGATATTGAAAACACGATATCATGCAACACAACCATATCATTAGCACAACGCTATCGTGCAGCACAACGGTATCATGCAGCACAACGATATTGAAAACACATCAATTGTGTGCGTATTCAATCCAAGGCAGATCCGATGACCATGTGGTGGGCAGCACAACGGTATCGTGCAGCACAATGGTTTCGTGAAACACAACGATATTCAAAACACGATATCATGCAGCACAACGATATCGTGAACCACAACGATATTCAAACGCGATATCATGCAACACAACCATATCTTGCAGCACAACTGTATCATGCAGGACAACGATATCGTGAAACACGATATTCAAAACACGATATCATGCAGCACAACGATATCGTGAAACACAACGATATTCAAACACGATATCACACTAGATCCGCAAatgttaataattgtgattttataaataaggaatttgtgtgttctctgtaggcagcattatggatgatcctgactgaccttttttgtagcacagttagtggctgaagtgcacttttatagttattgccCCATAACTcggcacaataagttagatatggtaatatcagtgaacagtagagcgtatgtagtgctttttgatcaaggacaaatttagctttattcagtattgaggtgtttcttgccactttatgttttacatttttaatgtgagatttccagttcatcttctcatctattataaccccgagaaatttattttcgttcgccctgtcaatgtctaccccatcaatttgtatttgctggtacgtttcttttttacacttaccaaatagcattactttagttttactgaggttcagtgatagtctgtttttatcaaaccatctttttagtagagttagttcatctgtgatttgttgtactagctctggtgtgctgtctccagaacataatgcgattgtatcgtctgcaaataatactagctttaggtctcttgggactttacagatgtcgtttatatatagattgaatagttttggtcctagaattgacccctggggaacgccGCATGATATGTTTAACTCCTCGGACGTatgttctcctagcttcacatattgcctcctgtcagctaagtagcttttaacccagttcaagactaaccctctaattccatacctttctagtttagtgattagaatatcatgattaattgtgtcaaaggcttttgttaaatccataaatactgcagccgtGCACTTTCTATGATCTATAGCATTGGTGATTTCCTCTGTAAGTTctatcagtgccatggaagttgagaTGTTgcttctgtatccgtattgactctCCGTGAGtaactcattttttttaataaaattgtccaacctgttattaaatagtttttcaatgattttggaaaattgtggcagtaaggacactggtcggtaatttgtgaattgatgtttgtttccatttttatagattggaactactttagctattttcattttatttgggaatttacctgtctggaatgataggttgctaaggtacgttagcggttgtacaatctcatttataaccctttttatcctttccatttctattccgttgcaatcggttgatgttttcgctttgaatttgttgacaatatctatgatttccttttgtgtgacgttagtgaggaacatggaattgggATTATTGTCTATGATCTCATTTCTTTCTTCTACTGGTGGGTAATTTGGGATCTTTGTTTCCAAAtccggtccaatatttacaaagtaattgttgaacttttcaactacctgattcatattatcatatttatcATTTCCATCTATAAAATAAAGAGGGTAGTCTTTCTTTGCACCGTTCCGTATAATACTCTTTagaatgccccatgttgctttagtgttgtttttattcttgattaataattgactataatattctttcCTACACACTCTCAGGATgtttgttaacttatttttgtatgttttatatatgtttcctgcttctttagtttttagaatgataaatctcctatatcgtgtatttttcttcttccagGCGTTTAGTAGTCCCttggtcatccatggctgatttctCTTCCTTTGCTTATTAAATACTTCTCTCAGTGGACAATGTCTGTTATAGCACGTCATGTAAACATTAAGAAAGTTTTTGTACGCCTCGTTCACATCATTCTCACTATATACGCACTCCCATCTTTGTCTTTCCAAATCTTTCCTAAAAGCACTGATACTTTCCTCTGTATGTGATCTTCTGACTGTCCTGATATGgtccttctttctctttttatagttttcattaTAAATGGTAAACACCGGAAGATGGTCAGTAATATCATTAATTAACAGTCCACTTGTCGTGTTGTTGTCGATATCATTGGTAAATATGTTGTCAACTAATGTTGCGCTGTGATCTGTAATTCTGCTTGGCCTGGTGATTTTTGGATAAAGACTTAAACTGTTCATTGTATCTAGAAAGTTATCTATTCTGTTTTGGTTATttgaatttagaaggtcaatattgaaatctccacataaaaagattattttttggctagtgtctgtgaatgttgctttgatccaatcctcaaatatttcaatgctaGACTTAGGTGTTCTGTATGTACAACTTATtagtacatttttacttttctctTTACTCATTTCAATAGTTATGCATTCTAGAATGTTATCAATAGCAATTGACATGTTCTTTACCACTTTATAATTCAGATTTTTATCCACATACACAGCCAGTCCTCCTCCACTTTTGTTGTTCCTATTGACGTAGTTCAGGTCataaccttccagctcaaagtccacGCCTTTGTAGTCATtcatccaagtttctgagatagCGATTATTTTAAAGGGTTCCTTAAATAGACTCAAGTATTGTTTGATGTTATTATAATTTGCATACATACTTCTACTATTAATGTGAATGATTGACAACTTATTGCCTATATTAAAGTTGTCGTTGTATTGTTCATCTGTATAGTAGCAGCAGTCATTTCTGATATGAGAAAAGAAGTTTGTGTCTGGGTCTATGTCCTCCTCCAATATTGTTTGTATGTGTTATGAAGTGTAATAGTTTAATGTCTACATATGTTAACCAGCTACCATCGTCATGAAGTCAATCATGAGCTATTATCAATAAGACAATTTGTATTATATTAGTTTCTCCAGATCCTTCAGACTCCTGACCATTAGTACTTTTGCTTGTTCTGGTGTTCCGTTTAACTTTATGTAAATTTTGCAGTTGGAGGTCCAAGTTGcttgtatttttctttctttccgtAGATATCTAGCTCTCTTTGCTATTTCCGCATTATTTTTGGTCAGGTGTTCATTAAGGTAAACATTTGTTCCTTTAAGCATCTTACCTTGCCgcaataatttgtttttacattttctgttgaaAAACCTCATGATGACGGTTGCtggtttacttttgtctttctGTGGGAGAGGATGACAGGCTTCTATATTATCTATGTGTATATTAATTCCTTTATCTTGCAAAAAATCTACCACTTGCTGTTCGACAAAGTCCAAATCTTGGTTCCCACCAACTGTCCCGTCCCCCCTTGGCAATACTGCTGCAGCAAATGACCGAGGTCGTGTTGGTAACCCGGTGAcaatcacatcattcattcgtgtgtaTTGTTCCAGCTCAGATAATCTACTTTCCAAGTTTGCAATTAAGACATCTTTCTCCTCATTTTGTCTCTTCAACACTTTGATCTCTTGCATCATGTTAATTAATGTGTCTTGCTTACTTGTGACTTCTTCCATGCGATGACTCATAAATTCCACAGACTTCCGTAGTTCTTCGTTTGACCTTTTTAGTTCCTCCATGTCCCTTTTGGTAGCCATGTTTCTCGATCTTTGTCAGTTGCAGTCTCGTCTGGCGATTGCAGCTGTGTTCTCGGTGGTGAGGGATGGAACCCAGCAGCAAACGGCAGATCGCAGCAGTGAAGGCAGAGGCCTGTAGGCCCTGCGGTGGCCTTtgcagctaacgttagcttcaCTAGCCTTCGCTAGCAACGTCCGTGATGGCAGTTGTCAAGACTTAGTGATGAAGGCAGAAGTCAAGTGGCAATTGTTGGGTCTTGGTGATGAGGGCCGTAGGCTCTGTGATGACTGTACCAGCGGGAGACGTCGATGTCAGCACAGGAACAGGACGGCAGGAAGCGAGTTGCTAGTCTGGAGCTAATGCGGCTAGCAGGGCGCATTAGCAGGAACTGTGGACGATAGACACAGCGGCCAGTACCATTCGTAGTTTTTTGAACTACCGACTTGGTCTCGAATGTTGCCACCAGATAATGGCACAAAACAAGACTTACGCGCACGGGCTCCTATCGGAGCCCGCTTTAGGTGATCGACGGACTGGCCGGAATAAAGCGGAAACTTACCGACACAGGCCCAAACCTGGGCCTGCTGAGGTGGATTTGGCTCTGGTAAGTGTACCTTTCTCCTGTTGCAATTCTGGCGTGCGAACGGCGTGTGTTCCCTAGCTGGGTGGCTTGTTGAGTTGAAGTTAGTtgtccagcagcagaatcagaacctactcagattgcaacaagctgttgacaaCAGACAGTTGTTGTGAcagttgttgtgtttgcagagacACCGACTTGACAATAAAAGTCTTCAAtctgtgtactgtacagtacagtatgtgtactatatttacagtacagtacagtatgtgaacTGTATGTACACTAAGCCATAGAAATGCATGGCCGTGTGCAGCCCTTTTATTTCTCTTTCTATTGTGCAAACACAAATAGATGCTATGTTCAGCTTTTATATTGAAATACATCATCCACAatgattatatacagtacagtatacctGGTACTACAATATACaggtatagatatagatatgcACATGCATGGGATTTTAGACACAGACTGTACAGATTAAGATCTGGTGTCCATCAACACAACAATGAagtgaataataaaatatattgccATGCGCATGCGTGTCTGGTAGGAAGAGGCTTCAcactgtgcattgctttcagcaccatagaacaacggcatgaaggGGGTGAGCCcttctgtcagtcatacagAGTGTAGAAGAGTGCAACCCAGCAGAAGTTCCATTAGCAGGTTGCATCTACTGTCATCTGTTTTTTCATGGTGTCTTTCTTAAAGGCAACGTTAAAATCTGCTCTTGTCTCGTAGACCcgatctcgtgtatcgtctggTGATGAACTATGAGTGCTTGTGTGCCATTCATCCATGATGACACAGCGTAGTGCGTCATACCAGGATGTACTGTACCTATTCACCAGTGCATCTAAAATCAGTCAATGCTGTTGCTTGATCCAAACGGCTCAAGTCAGGGCGTTCATCATgtttcattccagaaggttctTTGCACTGACACGTACTCTGCTCTGGTTCTGACGGTTCCGACGTGGGTGTGTGCGGGCTACGTGTCCAGTGGGTCGGGGACGTGAAGGCTCCGCAGGGACGCACACGAGGTGAGCAACAAAACTCCCGCCATCAGGTGCAGCACACCTGCCGTCCAACCGCAGAACAGCGCGTCCCCGAACTCCCAGCGCGGTACCACCTACGGCAGGGACTCGAAGAAGCGCCGCGCGGCCACGTGGGCGACGTACGAGACgggaaccagaaccagaaccacgCACACAAGGCTCACCACCCCTCCCCACGTCTTCATCAATCTCTTGGCACGTCCGTCGCACACCTTGACCACGTGCAAGCCAGGTATGGCGAGGCAGAGCGCGACTAGCCCAGCGCACACGAGCACGTGCGCCAGCTTGATGTCACGGCACCGACACAGGAGCGCGCCGTGCACCTGCACCATGCACGTCTCCCACAGGCCCAACTCGTACATCTCCGCCGGAAGTAGCACCGTGGACAAGGTCAGCCACGCGGACATGAGCGTGCACGCCAACAGCAACCACCAAGCGCACGCACACAGCGCGACCCCGACCAGCTCCAGAACTAGAGTGCTTGGGTCCATGATCTCCCCGATTCTCAACATCGGTTCTAATTACGGCTTTTTAGGAACCCCCCTTCCTGGGAATAGCCAGGAAGTGCTTCctaacttttttggggggggaaggAGATgacgattttaaaaataaaagttaaaaaaaaagagcgtgAATTTGTGTGATAAAATACTTAagccaacattttttaaatgagcgtattattaatgaaatgttcatctatccgggaggagctcagagtagagccgctgctccttcacatcgagagaagCCAGCTgatgtggctcgggcatctagtccggatgcctccctggtgtcgcagctggcctgggaacgccttggtgtcctcccggtggagctggaggaggaagcccgggaccgggaagtctgggcttccctactaagactgctgcccccgcgacccggacccggataagcggaggaaagtGGAATGGAATGTTCATCTAATGTTCATCAcgagtatttattttatttctgcagtgGTAACTTGGTTGATGCTAATTTCCACGTTTGTCGCTAGAGGGAGACATCGCTTAAAGAAGACTTGAAGAGCACGCGCGCCATCCAATGGCCAATAAGTGCATTGCACCTATACAGGTACAGCGTGCCTAGTCCAAGACGACCAAatactgcactttatttacagttcCTGATTTGTCTCTAACAGTGTTAAACGTTTTGAATCATCACGAACtggataaaataaaattaaaactgcactgatattttaaaatgaaatagtgttttaaaaaatctacACAGATCTGCTCGTACTACACAAATAAgttttcaagagattcaagagagttttattgtcatgtgcatggtaaaacatcagttctactatgcaatgaaaatcttattctgttcattctcccaagtaaagaaagaaaacaaatgaaagaataagaacataagaaacataaacacataaacatatataccaataaattaagcaacaacaacagaagagacattaatacaagtaaataatacaaataaataaataaagtgctatgagtgtgtgcgtgtgttgcgtccggcgtgtgcgagtgcttcgttgagaagcctgatggcctgtgggtaaaagctgtttgccagccttgtggtcctggacttcaaactcctgtagcgtctgcctgacggtaggagtgtgaataatgagtgttgtggatgtgtgctgtccttgatgaggttgtgtgttcttcgtaggactctagttttataaatgtcttgcagtgaggggagggctgccccaacaatgttctgtgaggtcttgatcacccgctggagtaccttcctatcacgtgttgtacagttaccgtaccaaacagtgatggaggcggtaaggacactttccatagtgcatctgtagaagcaactcaggattgtggtggacatgccaaatttcctcagtcttctcaggaagtacagtctcctttgggacttcttcagaatttgttgggtgttgtgagaccaggtgaggtcctcgctgatgtgtgtgccaaggaacttgaaggttttcaccctctccacctcagtctcatcaataaacgagggtctatgcggctccttttcccttgttcttgggtcgatgatcatctctttagtcttatctgtattgagaaggagattgttatcacgacaccaagctatgaggtccgccacctctcttctgtatgatgtttcaacaccaccagtgatcaggccgatgactgtagtgtcatccgcaaatttaatgatgctggtgttgttctgggaggccacgcaatcgtaggtgaagagcgtgtagaggagtggactcagcacacacccctgtggggtcccagtgctcacaattcttgagctggatgtgcgattgtggactctgacctTTGATGTTTTAACAGACATATTCAAATCGAGACTACTTTTTAAACTACACATTATTTTGGTGATCTTGCAGCTATGGATGGCGCCTTCCCTGCAAATTACGTAGAACTTTAACTCTTCAACCATCAAAAGGTGCTTTGTTCACGAGATGAAAATAAAATCTGACGTCATTAATGCGGCCCCTGGTGATGTAGCAGACTTGTAATGGCATCCGGATTGAAGAACACACACCAAGTCAGgatctgtacatttattttctgtggaaCAATGCCAAAGAGGGCCCACTATTAGcaggcacacacagcagcatccCCTGACTTCAGCTGCTCAAACGTCCACGTTATCTTTGTTTTGgacaacataaataaaactgttCACATTTAAGGATCCATTTTCTTAAAGTGACAtttcaataacaaaaataaaacatttaaaaaaataaaggcttCACCGAGCGTTCTAGCTCCCATAGACAATGTACTTCTAAGTTTTATAAAGTGCACAACATAGTGTACTTTCTCTTAACAGTGAATGGTGCAATCCCTCCAAGTGCATATTAAACATAGAAACATTTGGCAATTAACATACCTGTGGAACAATGGCAAGGAGGGCACAATATTAGcgggcacacacagcagcatccCCTGACTTCTGTAGCAAGTCACATAAAAGGGGAATTTTCATCACACTTAAATGGAATATTAATGACGTACTCTTTCCAGCTAAAAGTCACCAAAACAGCTCCACAACGATTTAGCAAATGCttataatatttacacattcAATATACATTGAAAAGAACGATTTTTAAGCATTTTGTTACACACTGGAGCAGACAGCCTAGACACGTCTTACCAGCTGCTCTAACATCCGCGTTATGGCTGCAGACACGCATATCTCCCTGTGTGCGTCGCTATAAAGGGTCCCCCTTGCAACAGCAAccgcaaaaaaaataagttgcaTCAAAACATAAATGCAGGTTTTGAGAATGTTCACAACAAAAAGCACAGTATTTTAAATCAAAGATTTCACTCTGCTACAGTGAGTCTAAAAAGATCGCTTGGATTGTATGAACTAGACGTTACTTTTAAACTAGCCATCATAACTTTCCTTATATATGACTTAGTGCACTTTTTTAAACTATGAACAccaggcccgtaaccagataTTTTTCGGGGGGTGCAAAAATTTGAGTGAACAGAccttacaaaacaaaaagtgttccaATTGGTTGTGATGGTATCGTATATTGGTTGGCTAACCCTTTCTAATTCCCCTTCACATTATTATcttcacattttatcatttgtctCACACGTGTACTGatatta
Above is a genomic segment from Dunckerocampus dactyliophorus isolate RoL2022-P2 chromosome 1, RoL_Ddac_1.1, whole genome shotgun sequence containing:
- the LOC129192202 gene encoding cyclin-dependent kinase 15-like, encoding MEGLFRWMRCCCGEGDAARETNKEEEEMEGLGMEQSVVKKSRSSSSLPAAQLDQDGPGREPHWFRTLQMRRLRVQRGRSNSDPWSRKSCQDPSVWKPQLQFGTATSYVSLEKLGEGSYASVYKGISRINGQLVALKVIETKTEEGVPFTAIREASLLKGLKHANIVLLHDIIHTRDSLTFVFEYVQTDLAQYMNQHPGGLHSHNVRWVGDVKAPQGRTRGEQQNSRHQVQHTCRPTAEQRVPELPARYHLRQGLEEAPRGHVGDVRDGNQNQNHAHKAHHPSPRLHQSLGTSVAHLDHVQARYGEAERD